The Micromonas commoda chromosome 16, complete sequence genome has a window encoding:
- a CDS encoding predicted protein → MSRTIPALLLCVLAALVRVASAEVYFEERFDAGWADRWLKSDWHVSDGTAGDFTRTAGKWYGDAEADAGVQTGPDARFYAMSADMGKTFTNEDKPLVLQFSAKHEQKLDCGGGYIKLLPSTADVKSFGGDTPYAIMFGPDICGHATRRVHVILANKGDAKPANLLIKDDIRAETDQLTHVYTLIIYPNNSYVVKIDNVEVSTGDIEDRWDFLPPKTIKDPAASKPEDWDDRPSIPDPNDVKPDDWDELNPELIPDVDAKKPDDWDDEEDGEWQAPMTKNPEYTGPWTQKSIANPDYKGQWEHPTIPNPDYDSSGAESLYKFTDLRHVGFELWQVKSGTIFDNVLVTDDPHYAEKFANETWGAMKDAERKMFDAVEKARAAKEAEEARKVTDADLEADKRAQPITVTNDDNDDDDDDDDDADDEYREEPAHDEL, encoded by the exons ATGTCGCGAACAATTCCCGCGCTTCTCCTctgcgtcctcgccgcgctcgtccgcgtcgcgtcggcggaggtgTACTTCGAGGAGCGCTTCGACGCGGGATGGGCCGATCGATGGCTCAAGAGCGACTGGCACGTgagcgacggcaccgcgggcgacTTCACGCGCACCGCGGGCAAGTggtacggcgacgcggaggcggacgcgggggtcCAGACGGGACCCGACGCGAGGTTCTACGCCATGAGCGCCGACATGGGCAAGACGTTCACGAACGAGGACAAGCCCCTCGTCCTGCAG TTCTCCGCGAAGCACGAGCAGAAGCTcgactgcggcggcggctacaTCAAGCTCCtcccgtccaccgccgacgtcaagtccttcggcggcgacacccCTTACGCGATCATGTTCGGACCCGACATTTGCGGCCACGCCACGAGGCGCGTGCACGTCATCCTCGCCAACAAGGGCGACGCCAAGCCCGCGAACTTGCTCATCAAGGACGACATCAGGGCGGAGACGGACCAGCTCACGCACGTGTACACCCTGATCATTTACCCGAACAACTCGTACGTGGTCAAGATTGACAACGTCGAGGTGTCCACGGGCGACATCGAGGATAGGTGGGATTTCCTGCCCCCGAAGACGATCaaggacccggcggcgtccaagcCGGAGGACTGGGACGATCGGCCGTCGATTCCGGACCCGAACGACGTCAAGCCGGACGATTGGGACGAGTTGAACCCCGAGTTAAttcccgacgtcgacgccaaaAAGCCGGACGAttgggacgacgaggaggacggcgagtgGCAGGCGCCGATGACTAAAAACCCCGAGTATACGGGGCCGTGGACGCAGAAGAGTATCGCTAACCCGGATTATAAAGGGCAGTGGGAGCACCCGACGATTCCCAACCCCGATTACGACTCTTCGGGCGCCGAGTCTCTGTACAAATTTACCGACCTTCGACACGTCGGGTTCGAGCTGTGGCAGGTCAAGTCCGGGACCATCTTCGACAAcgtcctcgtcaccgacgatCCGCATTACGCGGAGAAGTTCGCGAACGAGACGTGGGGCGCGATGAAGGACGCGGAGCGAAAGATgttcgacgccgtcgagaaggctcgagcggcgaaagaagccgaggaggcgaggaaggtgaccgacgccgacctcgaGGCGGACAAACGCGCCCAACCGATAACCGTTACAAacgacgacaacgacgacgacgacgacgacgacgacgacgcggacgacgagtaccgcgaggagcccgcgcacgacgagcTGTGA
- a CDS encoding predicted protein, producing MASKDGSTFFFTSESVNEGHPDKLADQISDAVLDACLAEDPDSKVACETATKTGMVMVFGEITTKAKVDYEAVVRKVCNDVGFTSEAVGLDGNNCRVLVELHAQSPEIGQGVHGMGTKALEEIGAGDQGIMFGYATDESEAYAEYKGKFMPMTLMLANAIGYRLTEVRKNGTCPWVRPDGKTQVTIEYKNEGGAMRPQRVHTVLISTQHDETVTNEKIAEDLMTEVIKKVIPADLLDANTIFHLNPSGRFTIGGPDGDAGLTGRKIIIDTYGGWGAHGGGAFSGKDPTKVDRSAAYISRQAAKSVVAAGLAKRCIVQLSYAIGVPEPLSVFVDTYGTGTIPDEEILAKVKAAMDFRPGPVGRDLDLKRSTSKTSGKNNRYQQTAAYGHFGRDDYDVFTWEKPVAL from the exons ATGGCTTCCAAGGACGGTTCCACCTTCTTCTTCACCTCCGAGTCTGTCAACGAGGGTCACCCCGACAAGCTCGCCGACCAG ATCTCCGATGccgtgctcgacgcgtgcctcgccgaggaccccGACTCCAAG GTCGCGTGCGAGACCGCCACCAAGACCGGCATGGTGATGGTGTTCGGCGAGATCACCACCAAGGCTAAGGTTGACTACGAAGCCGTCGTCCGCAAGGTTTGCAACGACGTCGGCTTCACCTCCGAGGCTGTCGGCCTCGACGGCAACAACtgccgcgtcctcgtcgagctccacGCGCAGTCCCCGGAGATTGGCCAGGGCGTGCACGGCATGGGCaccaaggcgctcgaggagatcggcgccggcgaccagGGCATCATGTTCGGCTACGCCACCGACGAGTCCGAGGCGTACGCCGAGTACAAGGGCAAGTTCATGCCCATGACGCTCATGCTCGCCAACGCCATCGGCTACCGCCTCACCGAGGTTCGCAAGAACGGCACCTGCCCGTGGGTCCGACCCGACGGCAAGACCCAGGTTACCATCGAGTACAAgaacgagggcggcgccatgCGCCCCCAGCGCGTGCACACCGTGCTCATCTCCACCCAGCACGACGAGACGGTGACCAACGAGAAGATCGCCGAGGATCTCATGACCGAGGTCATCAAGAAGGTGATCCCCGCCGATCTCCTCGACGCTAACACCATCTTCCACCTCAACCCCTCCGGCCGCTTCACCATCGgcggccccgacggcgacgcgggtctCACCGGCCGCAAGATCATCATCGACACCTACGGCGGCTGgggcgcgcacggcggcggcgccttctCCGGCAAGGACCCCACCAAGGTTGAccgctccgcggcgtacaTCTCCCGCCAGGCGGCCaagtccgtcgtcgccgcgggcctcgccAAGAGGTGCATCGTGCAGCTCTCTTACGCCATCGGCGTCCCCGAGCCCCTCTCCGTGTTTGTCGACACCTACGGCACCGGCACCAtccccgacgaggagatcCTCGCCAAGGTCAAGGCGGCCATGGACTTCCGCCCCGGTCCCGTCGGCCGCGACCTCGACCTCAAGAGGTCCACCTCCAAGACCTCCGGCAAGAACAACCGCTACCAGCAGACCGCCGCGTACGGCCACTTCGGCCGCGACGATTACGACGTGTTCACCTGGGAGAAGCCCGTGGCTCTCTAA
- the SEC61g gene encoding type II secretory pathway family (preprotein translocase Sec61 gamma subunit) has translation MEVADIAIKPVRDFAKDSIRLLNKCTKPDRKEFGKVALRTGLGFIVMGFVGFFVKLIL, from the coding sequence ATGGAGGTTGCCGACATTGCCATCAAGCCCGTGCGCGACTTCGCCAAGGATTCCATCCGCCTGCTGAACAAGTGCACCAAGCCCGACCGCAAGGAGTTCGGCAAGGTTGCGCTGCGCACCGGCCTGGGGTTCATCGTCATGGGGTTCGTGGGTTTCTTCGTCAAGCTCATCTTGTGA
- a CDS encoding prolyl-tRNA synthetase (Aminoacyl-tRNA synthetases[1] are a group of enzymes which activate amino acids and transfer them to specific tRNA molecules as the first step in protein biosynthesis. This protein is putatively class II:) codes for MTIPTSATAPFAASTVGGSHRGARPRPVVAAHVRHGVRPASSFALSAAETATASSTAEIDVNAAKAAAAAQGETVRSLKDALKKGDVTKDDVDAAVKKLLELKAIVEQLENPAAAAAAEDAGAKAKDASSAGNPSAGKDVGVTPKSQDFSRWYLDVIRECELADYGPARGTMVIRPYGYAIWEAIQRWMDADFKKSGVQNAYFPQLIPYSFITKEASHVEGFSPELALVTRGGGKELEEPLVVRPTSETIVNHMFTQWIQSYRDLPLLINQWANVHRWEMRTRPFIRTLEFLWQEGHTAHATGEEAEARAVQMIDCYARFAETVAAMPVIVGRKSRVESFAGADCTYTIEAMMGDGKALQAGTSHNLGQNFSKAFDTTFLDEKGETRHVYQSSWGVSTRLIGGIIMTHGDDAGLRLPPELAPIQVVVVPIAQKNKDKAAVADAANAIAATLTNAGIRVKVDDDDRNSPGWKFAQWEMKGVPIRVEVGPKDVAKDACVVARRDRPGKEGKEFDVSTVEPTSLVAKIRGTLDDVQASYLAQAKAFRDANIVDVSTYEELVAAVEAGKWARGGWEGSDEDEKRVKEETGATIRCFPFEQPAGPHKCIMSGAPAKEVCIFAKSY; via the coding sequence atgacgattccgacgagcgcgaccgctcctttcgccgcgtcgacggtggGGGGATCGcaccgaggcgcgcgaccccgccccgtcgtcgccgcgcacgtccgccacggcgtccgcccggcgtcgtccttcgcgctctccgccgcggagaccgcCACGGcatcgtccaccgcggagatcgacgtgaacgccgccaaggcggccgccgcggcgcagggcgagACGGTCCGATCCCTCAAGGATGCGCTCAAGAAGGGCGACGTCACCaaggacgacgtggacgccgcggtgaagaaactcctcgagctcaaggcgatcGTCGAGCAGCTGGagaaccccgccgccgccgccgccgccgaagacgccggcgcgaaGGCCAAGGACGCGTCATCCGCGGGCAACCCCTCCGCGGGCAAGGACGTCGGCGTGACGCCCAAATCGCAAGATTTCAGCCGGTGGTACCTGGACGTCATTCGCGAGTGCGAGCTCGCGGATtacggacccgcgcgcggcacgATGGTGATCCGACCGTACGGCTACGCCATCTGGGAGGCCATCCAGCGTTGGATGGACGCGGACTTCAAAAAGTCGGGCGTCCAGAATGCGTACTTTCCCCAGCTCATCCCGTACTCGTTCATCACCAAAGAGGCGTCGCACGTGGAGGGGTTCtcccccgagctcgcgctcgtgacgcgcggcggcggcaaggaaCTCGAGGAACCCCTCGTCGTGCGCCCGACGTCGGAGACGATCGTGAACCACATGTTCACGCAGTGGATCCAGTCCTACCGCGACCTCCCGCTGTTGATTAACCAGTGGGCAAACGTCCACCGGTGGGAGATGAGAACCCGCCCTTTCATTCGAACGCTTGAGTTTCTGTGGCAAGAAGGGCACACAGCGCACGCCACGGGCGAGGAAgcggaggctcgcgcggtgcAGATGATCGACTGCTACGCGCGGTTCGCggagacggtggcggcgatgccggTCATCGTCGGTCGCAAGTCCCGAGTCGAGTCattcgcgggcgccgactgCACGTACACCATCGAGGCGATGATGGGCGACGGCAAGGCGCTGCAAGCCGGGACGTCGCACAACCTCGGCCAGAACTTCTCCAAGGCGTTCGACACCACTTTCCTGGACGAGAAGGGCGAGACGCGGCACGTGTACCAGTCCTCATGGGGGGTCTCCACCCGCCTCATCGGCGGGATCATCATgacgcacggcgacgacgcggggctcCGACTTccccccgagctcgcgcccatTCAAGTCGTGGTCGTGCCTATCGCGCAGAAGAACAAGGACAAGGCGGCGGTCGcagacgccgcgaacgccatcgccgccacgcTGACGAACGCGGGGATACGGGTcaaggtggacgacgacgatcgcaaCTCCCCGGGGTGGAAGTTTGCGCAGTGGGAGATGAAGGGCGTGCCGATTCGCGTCGAGGTTGGCCCGAAGGACGTGGCGAaggacgcgtgcgtcgtcgccaggcGGGACCGGCCGGGGAAGGAAGGGAAGGAGTTCGACGTAAGTACCGTCGAACCGACATCCCTGGTGGCCAAGATCCGCGGGACCCTGGACGACGTGCAGGCTTCGTATTTGGCGCAGGCGAAGGCGTTCAGGGATGCCAACATCGTCGACGTGAGCACgtacgaggagctcgtcgccgccgtcgaggcgggcaagtgggcgcgcggcggatgggagggcagcgacgaggacgagaagcGGGTCAAGGaggagacgggcgcgacgataCGATGCTTCCCCTTCGAGCAGCCCGCGGGTCCGCACAAATGCATCAtgagcggcgcgcccgcaAAGGAGGTTTGCATCTTCGCCAAGTCGTACTGA
- the PF16 gene encoding hypothetical protein (Central pair associated protein; PF16), with amino-acid sequence MASTRAVLQVFEKYQKDRVTFVQTVAELATRPQNIEPMQSAGVMALLRPLLLDNVPSIQQSAAIALGRLANYSDHLAEAVVSNEILPQLVYSLSEQNRFYKQAAAFVLRAVAKHSPPLAQAVVDSGALDSLVQCLEEFDPGVKESAAWALGYIAGHNAELAACVVEAGAVPLLVLCVQEPELSLKRIAASSLSDIAKHSPEMAQAVVDAGAVAYLAPLILSPDAKLKRQVCAALGQVAKHSVDLAEVVVEAEIFPSILMCLKDVDGFVRKHAATAIREVCKHTPELAQLVVSNGGVAALVDYVDESEGNNRLPGVMALGYISAFSETLATAVIASKGIAPLFASLVEEPEDHVKSASAWSLGQIGRHTPNHAKAIADAGVLAKLVAVGSLPSSSEDLRTKCVRALRFVIEKLTDLAALDRTLQERGLPHEVVKFVVHQISKVLPNDPKGRHDFVTSGGLAAVQSLEAAAGTQLKEHVDVIKSCYPEEIVQYYSPAYPAQLLEKLEVGA; translated from the exons atggcgtccacgcgcgcggtgctgcAGGTGTTCGAGAAGTACCAGAAGGATCGGGTGACCTTCGTGCAGACGGTCGCGGAGctggcgacgcgaccgcaGAACATCGAGCCGATGCAGAGCGCGGGGGTGATGGCGCTCCTCCGACCTCTGCTCCTCGATAACGTGCCGAG CATCCAGcagagcgccgcgatcgcgctcggGCGACTGGCCAACTACAGCgaccacctcgccgaggcggtcgtCAGCAACGAGATCTTGCCCCAGCTCGTCTACTCGCTCAGCGAGCAGAACCGATTTTACAAGCAAGCCGCGGCGTTTGTCCTGAGGGCGGTGGCGAAGCACTCGCCCCCGCTCGCGCAGGCCGTGGTGGACAgcggcgccctcgactcCCTCGTGCAGTGCCTCGAGGAGTTCGACCCGGGCGTCAAGGAGTccgccgcgtgggcgctCGGCTACATCGCGGGACACAACGCCGAATTGGCAGCCTGTGTTGTTGAAGCCGGCGCGGTGCCGCTCCTGGTGCTCTGCGTCCAGGAACCCGAGCTCTCGCTcaagcgcatcgccgcgtcgtcgctctcggaCATCGCGAAGCACTCCCCGGAGATGGCGCAGGCTgtcgtggacgcgggtgccgtcgcgTACCtcg CCCCGCTCATCCTCTCGCCGGATGCCAAGCTCAAGAGGCAAGtgtgcgcggcgctcggtcAGGTTGCGAAGCACTCGGTGGATCTCGCGGAGGtggtcgtcgaggcggagataTTTCCGAGCATCCTCATGTGCCTCAAAGACGTCGACGGGTTCGTGCGCAagcacgccgcgacggcgattcGCGAGGTTTGCAAGCACACTCCGGAATTGGCGCAACTCGTCGTCtccaacggcggcgtcgccgcgctggtcgATTACGTGGACGAGTCCGAGGGGAACAATCGCCTGCCGGGCGTCATGGCGCTGGGGTACATCAGCGCGTTCAGCGAGacgctggcgacggcggtgattGCGAGCAAAGGGATCGCGCCGCtcttcgcgtcgctcgtggaggagcccgaggacCACGTCaagagcgcgagcgcgtggagccTGGGGCAGATTGGCCGGCACACGCCCAACCACGCCAAagcgatcgccgacgcgggcgtgctcgccaagctcgtcgcggtgggTTCGCTTCCGAGCTCGTCGGAGGATCTGCGGACGAAgtgcgtccgcgcgctgaGGTTCGTCATCGAGAAGCtcaccgacctcgccgcgctggacagGACCCTGCAGGAGCGGGGACTGCCGCACGAGGTTGTCAAGTTTGTCGTGCACCAGATTTCCAAAGTGCTGCCGAACGATCCCAAGGGGAGGCACGATTTCGTCACCAGCGGCgggctggcggcggtgcagtcgctcgaagcggcggcggggacgcagCTCAAGGAACACGTGGACGTCATCAAGAGCTGCTACCCGGAGGAGATTGTGCAGTACTACTCGCCAGCGTATCCGGCGCAGCTgctcgagaagctcgaggTTGGCGCGTGA
- a CDS encoding predicted protein produces the protein MARKTKDLAEAYPAACAEAKCKAVAPFVGALARAVDAGAELTFVRLNGNSKELFNGRVDGRGAVAIASALTGTATVEEVDLSYNRIDDAGAEAIAAMLARSPAVRRLDLRGNDIGPEGAAHIARALAATGGSGGSDENADAASSSSSSSCRLESLRMDHNPLGDDGLIAIAQSLRRNATLRELDVGDCDAGIRGVTALCVAVFERNTTLKSLGMENPSRLFTHQSEHVFHAARMLASSGIANLKIGKWRVDAHGIETLAAYGVAASQHLECLNLRCNAVCEVGANSVARIVREGERLRYLNLERNPLGDRGAAAIAKALPQSNALEEIDLRCAGIGDVGLCALADGIVATTPSRRPRVVRLWGNAFGEGARVKWFGALLESEEAGCPIAADFVITRDGTDGASGTGIARLDVPDDVAVNAWDAVY, from the coding sequence aTGGCTCGTAAGACCaaggacctcgccgaggcctACCCCGCGGCGTGTGCCGAGGCCAAGTGCAAGgccgtcgcgcccttcgtcggcgccctcgcccgcgcggtcgacgccggcgccgagctcacgTTCGTCCGCCTCAATGGCAACAGCAAGGAGCTCTTCaacggccgcgtcgacggccgcggcgcggtcgcgatcgCCAGCGCCCTGACCGGAACCGCgaccgtcgaggaggtggaccTGAGCTACAAccgcatcgacgacgcgggcgccgaggccatcgcggcgatgctcgcgagGTCCCCCGCCGTGAGGAGGCTCGACCTCCGCGGCAACGACATCGGCCCagagggcgcggcgcacatcgcgcgcgcgctcgcggcgaccggagGGTCCGGAGGGTCCGACGagaacgcggacgccgcgtcgtcgtcgtcgtcgtcgtcgtgccgtCTGGAGAGCCTGCGGATGGACCACAacccgctcggcgacgacggcctcATCGCCATCGCTCAATCGCTTCGGCGCAACGCGACGTtacgcgagctcgacgtcggcgactgcgacgcgggcatccgcggcgtcaccgcgctgtgCGTCGCCGTGTTCGAGCGCAACACCACGCTCAAATCGCTCGGCATGGAGAACCCGTCGCGGCTGTTCACGCACCAGTCCGAGCACGTCttccacgcggcgaggatgctgGCGTCGAGCGGGATTGCCAATTTAAAGATTGGGAAgtggcgcgtcgacgcccacggGATcgagacgctcgccgcgtacggcgtcgcggcgtcgcagcACCTGGAGTGCCTAAACCTACGATGCAACGCGGTGTGCGAGGTGGGCGCGAACTCGGTGGCGAGGATCGTGCGGGAGGGCGAGCGGTTACGGTACCTGAACCTCGAGCGGAATCCGTtgggcgatcgcggcgcggcggcgatcgccaaAGCGCTGCCGCAAAGcaacgcgctggaggagatcGACCTACGATGCGCCGGCATCGGCGACGTGGGTTTGTGCGCGCTGGCGGACGGGATCGtcgccacgacgccgtcgcggcggccgcgggtgGTGCGGCTGTGGGGGAACGCGTTCGGCGAGGGGGCGCGCGTTAAATGGttcggcgcgctgctcgagagcgaggaggcggggtgcccgatcgccgcggattTCGTCATCacgcgcgacgggacggacGGGGCGTCCGGCACGGGCATCGCGCGGTTGGACGTGCCGGACGACGTGGCGGTCAACGCGTGGGACGCGGTGTATTAG
- a CDS encoding predicted protein: MARARALALALTLALLLAPSDDDAFTRGASTALMLAHGAVVASQCPVGDDAVLRTTGSNGAVASGDLSQPASLVSGCSYDFNLGDRTELYLVMRRDSEDQRLTIEWDLTYEYKAPTFAFTWNGQSTRGAEGLNPHTHSEIKSVMYADWLWTPGAPTGSHTFAQSDDGRDEYHCSAACRAFETNLPSKTGDLYITLSTWQAYNPVEGSVIVRMETPRKAIKEAQLDVIKAVYDATCASRLAPATWSSDEYLANTNTDPGQMPHCDWIPGGWKSTWHTSNACDEIPGLTCDGEGDVLGLRVTEKGLAGDLPPGLAGKLPKLEELNLDGNQLTGNVLEVLMYSSSIRSFSAAGNGLRGRIPCPGAGPPPNGLDSESDWSSWYNTAVDACGASAGNPYVRHKGAKGLYHLDLGQNALDGEVPGACLAACAPSLASVDLAGNGLVGAIPASFANLSDTLRALDLGQNRLTGTLPASYASLAKLRTLDLSLNRIGGGIPPSWMTDMTALYSIDLSHNLITGELPATGPRLTRLRRVFLGHNKLRGGDVGSQLVHLYDALRSETHERDSFAAGTTYVLSGNDFSGPLPDALRQLFTHPKTARALAQVRLGGNRFRCDKATGGWPRWAAKLQLGHAHSFGACQPVPVVTSVRKFVGASNKEQTTSAVRSSGDEGDAPIVPVVRMGDPLEIRGEGFVVSDEARCRFAIRRGRDADGTERLRFAYSPATVILPETNSPTNGDPPRGGFGRLTCDAGVFDASDLTIPLDAIVSVAMFGDDFYDDDTVANHREFFIRLACPARTAGAHCQHTAVNLCNDAGVPTDDGRGCMCDEGRVGGRCDACAEGWSATYVVDGGEIGAGEFGNNAGKLASCDAPDGDANGGAGNKDAPTLVPWAEWALIAGSCVTTALAGVLYLVVTRELKGSPVFAPAVTARTDAPNLRDSSGDGSRNASGNPPPDGEIPFDDAFGGSLPPMVGRGYANLRDEESGR; the protein is encoded by the coding sequence atggcgcgcgcgcgcgcgctcgccctcgcgctcaccctcgcgctcctcctcgcgccctccgacgacgacgcgtttactcggggcgcgtcgacggcgctcatgctggcgcacggcgcggtcgtggcGTCGCAGTGCCCCgtcggagacgacgccgtgctgcgaacgacgggctcgaacggcgcggtggcgtccggGGACCTCTCCCAACCCGCATCCCTCGTCTCCGGATGTTCCTACGACTtcaacctcggcgaccgCACCGAGCTGTACCTCGTCATGCGGCGCGACAGCGAGGACCAGAGGCTGACGATTGAGTGGGACCTGACGTACGAGTACAAGGCGCCGACGTTCGCGTTCACGTGGAACGGGCAgagcacccgcggcgcggaagGGTTGAACCCGCACACGCACTCCGAGATTAAGAGCGTGATGTACGCGGACTGGCTGTGGACCCCGGGCGCGCCCACCGGGTCGCACACGTTCGCGCAGAGCGACGACGGCAGGGACGAGTACCActgctccgccgcgtgccgCGCGTTCGAAACAAATCTGCCTTCGAAAACCGGCGATCTGTACATCACGCTCTCGACGTGGCAGGCGTACAACCCGGTGGAGGGCAGCGTGATCGTTCGCATGGAGACGCCGAGGAAGGCGATCAAGGAGGCACAGCTGGACGTCATCAAGGCGGTGtacgacgcgacgtgcgcgagtcggttggcgccggcgacgtggtcGTCGGACGAATACCTGGCCAATACAAACACCGACCCGGGCCAGATGCCGCACTGCGATTGGATCCCGGGAGGTTGGAAGTCCACGTGGCACACGTccaacgcgtgcgacgagATCCCGGGGCTGAcgtgcgacggcgaaggcgacgtcctcgggttGCGGGTCACGGAGAAGGGCCTGGCGGGGGACTTACCACCCGGCCTCGCGGGAAAACTGCCAAAGCTCGAAGAACTCAACCTCGACGGCAACCAGTTGACGGGGAACGTGCTGGAGGTGCTGATGTATTCGTCGTCGATCAGGTcgttcagcgcggcggggaacGGGTTACGCGGGAGGATACCGtgccccggcgccgggccgccgccgaatgGATTGGATTCAGAGTCGGATTGGTCGAGTTGGTATAAtacggcggtggacgcgtgcggcgcgagcgcggggaacCCGTACGTGCGACACAAGGGCGCGAAAGGCCTGTACCACCTCGACTTGGGACAGAACGCGTTGGACGGGGAGGTGCCcggcgcgtgcctcgcggcgtgcgcgccgtcgctggcgagcgtcgacctcgccggcAACGGGCTCGTTGGCGCGATACCCGCTTCCTTTGCCAACCTCAGCGACACGCTCAGGGCGTTGGACCTCGGCCAGAACAGACTGACCGGGACCTTACCGGCGTCCTACGCGTCTCTCGCGAAGTTGCGGACGCTGGATCTGTCGCTGAaccgcatcggcggcggcatcccgCCGTCGTGGATGACGGACATGACGGCGCTGTACTCGATCGATTTGTCGCACAATTTAATCACCGGCGAGCTACCCGCGACGGGCCCGCGCCTGACGCGGCTTCGCAGAGTGTTCCTGGGCCACAACaagctgcgcggcggtgacgtcggcTCTCAACTGGTACATTTATACGACGCGCTGAGGTCCGAGACGCACGAGCGCGattccttcgccgcggggacgacgtaCGTCCTGTCGGGTAACGATTTCTCCGGGCCGCTTCCGGATGCTTTGCGCCAGCTGTTCACGCACCcgaagacggcgagggcgttggCGCAGGTGCGCCTGGGGGGTAACAGGTTCAGGTGCGATAAGGCAACCGGCGGGtggccgcggtgggcggcgaaACTGCAGCTGGGGCACGCGCACTCGTTCGGCGCGTGCCAGCCGGTGCCGGTGGTTACGTCGGTGCGCAAATTCGTCGGCGCATCAAACAAAGAACaaacgacgagcgcggtaCGTTCGTCGGGAGACGAAGGAGACGCGCCGATCGTGCCGGTCGTTCGCATGGGTGATCCGCTGGAgattcgcggcgaggggttCGTGGTGTCCGACGAGGCCAGGTGTCGCTTCGCgattcgccgcggccgcgacgccgacgggacgGAGAGATTGCGATTCGCGTactcgccggcgacggtgatTCTTCCGGAGACGAATTCACCGACCAACGGGGACCCGCCACGTGGCGGCTTTGGCCGGCTCacgtgcgacgccggcgttttcgacgcgtccgaccTGACGATcccgctcgacgcgatcgtctcCGTGGCGATGTTCGGCGACGACTTTTACGATGACGACACGGTTGCGAACCATCGAGAGTTTTTTATTCGCTTGGCGTGTccggcgcgaaccgcgggcgcgcactGCCAGCACACCGCGGTGAACCTCTGTAACGACGCGGGTGTTCccaccgacgacggacgTGGGTGTATGTGCGACGAGGGCCGCGTCGGGGGCcggtgcgacgcgtgcgccgagggGTGGTCCGCCAcgtacgtcgtcgacgggggcgagATCGGAGCCGGCGAATTTGGGAATAACGCGGGCAAACTCGCCTCGTGCGACGCTCCGGACGGAGACGCGAACGGAGGCGCCGGGAACaaggacgcgccgacgctcgtgCCGTGGGCGGAGtgggcgctcatcgccgggTCGTGCGTCACCACCGCGTTGGCGGGCGTGTTGTACCTCGTGGTGACGCGGGAGCTCAAGGGGTCGCCGGTGTTTGCGCCAGCTgtgacggcgaggacggacgcgccgaaccTTCGCGATTCTTCCGGTGATGGGTCTAGAAACGCGTCGGGaaacccgccgcccgacggtGAGATCccgttcgacgacgcgttcgggggGAGCCTCCCGCCGATGGTCGGACGCGGCTACGCCAACCTTCGCGACGAGGAATCCGGGCGTTGA